The Helicobacter sp. 'house sparrow 1' genome includes a region encoding these proteins:
- a CDS encoding Fur family transcriptional regulator gives MFETQLKEKKLKVTPQRIAILKEIHKNGHISIEEIYENIKREYPSISLATIYKNIASMFEANLLREVKIPCHKQRYELAYDKHVHITCEKCGKIEDMHLELEKLIAECSSATGYQINNVSMVFMGICSTCSNNQKL, from the coding sequence ATGTTTGAAACACAATTAAAAGAAAAAAAACTAAAAGTTACTCCTCAGAGAATAGCTATTTTAAAAGAAATACACAAGAATGGGCATATTAGCATTGAAGAGATTTATGAAAATATTAAAAGAGAATATCCTTCAATTTCTCTAGCTACCATTTATAAGAATATTGCTTCAATGTTTGAAGCAAATTTATTGAGAGAGGTTAAGATTCCATGCCATAAACAAAGATATGAGCTAGCTTATGACAAGCATGTTCATATTACTTGCGAAAAATGTGGAAAAATAGAGGATATGCATTTGGAGCTTGAAAAATTAATAGCAGAGTGTAGTAGTGCAACAGGGTATCAAATCAACAATGTAAGTATGGTTTTTATGGGGATTTGTAGCACCTGTTCCAATAATCAAAAACTATAG
- a CDS encoding phosphatase PAP2 family protein — protein MKKFCLIFLLWINLSYAARDNAFEQLGDVLTLMPLFVGVVSLGIEDYRGFGELALGTLATQATIEVLKRSFAYAHSKGYDVSFSKRPCCDDWKGMPSGHSGGGFSAAAFVYYRYGWKPAIPVTILAFITAASRVQARKHTIWQVMTGGMIAWTFGWLFSSKYIKPNKRITFIPSIQPDRFGSGMEYSAFLRYSF, from the coding sequence ATGAAAAAGTTTTGTCTAATTTTTTTATTGTGGATTAATCTTAGTTATGCAGCAAGAGACAATGCATTTGAGCAACTTGGTGATGTTTTGACCCTGATGCCACTCTTTGTTGGCGTTGTGTCTCTTGGCATAGAAGATTATCGGGGGTTTGGAGAATTAGCCCTAGGAACATTAGCAACCCAAGCTACCATTGAAGTTCTTAAAAGAAGCTTTGCATATGCACATTCAAAAGGCTATGATGTATCCTTTTCAAAAAGACCCTGTTGTGATGATTGGAAAGGTATGCCAAGTGGTCATTCTGGGGGTGGATTTAGTGCAGCTGCTTTTGTATATTACCGCTATGGGTGGAAACCAGCAATCCCTGTCACAATTCTTGCTTTTATCACTGCTGCTTCAAGAGTTCAGGCAAGAAAACACACAATATGGCAGGTAATGACTGGAGGAATGATTGCTTGGACCTTTGGCTGGCTATTCTCAAGCAAATATATCAAACCCAATAAAAGAATTACTTTTATTCCATCAATACAACCTGATAGGTTTGGTAGCGGAATGGAATATAGCGCCTTCTTGCGCTATAGTTTTTGA
- a CDS encoding damage-control phosphatase ARMT1 family protein gives MIASWQCRDCLLNQVKNTLSLAPQVDEKLALQKTEEIFEQYSNNPPPKIAIFIYKMIAEITGNKDIYQEIKKESMQKASEIIKSLTKDLCNSSKISLEKAVQIAALGNVIDYGSQSAFSFQNFDFSIDFAIYDFDPFVSKLSKSKSLVYLADNAGENLFDTILIQTLTTLYPKLKIFYLVRDKPIINDLTLKDISTNELCKDLKNYCEILSSGIKSPGFIYTDAPKEIKGLIDSADLIISKGMGNFECLEEYKDERLFLLFKIKCKVVSNFLKIPIGKMIFKQNIY, from the coding sequence ATGATAGCTTCTTGGCAGTGTCGCGACTGTCTCTTAAATCAGGTTAAAAATACTTTAAGTCTAGCTCCACAGGTTGATGAGAAACTGGCATTGCAAAAAACAGAGGAAATCTTTGAACAATACTCCAATAATCCTCCTCCAAAAATCGCCATTTTTATTTATAAAATGATTGCAGAAATAACAGGGAATAAAGATATTTATCAAGAAATAAAAAAAGAATCTATGCAAAAGGCTTCTGAAATTATCAAATCTCTTACAAAAGACCTTTGTAATTCTTCAAAAATATCCTTAGAAAAAGCCGTACAGATAGCAGCTTTGGGAAATGTTATTGACTATGGGTCGCAATCAGCTTTTTCATTTCAAAATTTTGATTTTAGTATTGATTTTGCAATCTATGATTTTGACCCTTTTGTCTCAAAATTATCCAAAAGCAAAAGCCTTGTCTATCTTGCAGATAATGCAGGAGAAAATCTATTTGATACCATTTTAATCCAAACATTAACTACCCTCTATCCTAAACTAAAAATTTTTTACCTTGTGAGAGACAAACCCATTATCAATGATCTAACGCTCAAAGATATCTCTACCAATGAGTTGTGCAAAGATCTCAAGAATTATTGCGAGATTCTAAGCAGTGGTATTAAAAGTCCAGGTTTTATTTATACTGATGCACCAAAGGAAATAAAAGGCTTGATAGATAGCGCTGATTTAATCATTTCAAAAGGTATGGGCAACTTCGAATGCCTTGAAGAATACAAGGATGAAAGATTATTTTTATTATTTAAGATTAAATGCAAAGTCGTATCTAATTTTCTAAAAATTCCCATTGGAAAAATGATTTTCAAGCAAAATATATACTAG
- a CDS encoding DUF3972 domain-containing protein yields the protein MSLVAFEDFYNLTGISEEELDLNILKIRNEKKYIEPTDAINLFLKKIENQLLAIDMNGGILEPIFLERSIQAITFFYEALLKNKIEGSSDTLGENQLLKNTLVSLQEECQSYQNKIQELQKELFQKNEEIEFLNRKYKLMWGKVSNIGGLKD from the coding sequence ATGTCATTGGTCGCTTTTGAGGATTTTTATAATCTTACAGGAATTTCTGAAGAGGAATTGGATCTTAATATTCTAAAAATCAGGAATGAAAAAAAATATATAGAACCCACAGATGCAATCAATCTATTTTTAAAAAAAATTGAAAATCAACTACTGGCTATTGATATGAATGGTGGAATCTTGGAACCTATTTTTTTAGAAAGAAGCATCCAAGCAATCACTTTTTTTTATGAAGCTCTATTAAAGAATAAAATTGAGGGGTCATCAGATACGCTAGGAGAAAACCAACTACTAAAAAACACCCTCGTATCTCTCCAAGAAGAGTGTCAAAGCTATCAAAACAAAATTCAAGAACTTCAAAAAGAACTTTTTCAAAAAAATGAAGAAATAGAATTTTTAAACCGTAAATACAAATTAATGTGGGGAAAAGTTAGTAATATTGGAGGTTTAAAAGACTAA